The Carassius gibelio isolate Cgi1373 ecotype wild population from Czech Republic chromosome B22, carGib1.2-hapl.c, whole genome shotgun sequence genome window below encodes:
- the LOC127987390 gene encoding thromboxane A2 receptor, translating to MDSSLFDVNKTSASSNVTPVCFSINSTPFIRNHTITPAYFSAVFTAVGLSSNLFALVVLAKTFHRTKSRVRSSFLLFLGGLVFTDFMGLLVTGSIVVSFHITHFNWRQLDPHCHFCNFMGMSMVFYGLCPLLLGATMAVERFVGINRPFARSKAMSNSRACSTVAMVWVMAGCISLLPLAGLGSYRLQFPGSWCFLSISSKPLEMTFGLIFSLVGLLSLALSFLLNTVSVITLLKVCCGQDSAHRRRDHEVEMMVQLILIMTIASVCWCPLLVFIAQTVLSGSELNIRRLLLWLRFATGNQVLDPWVYILFRRAILKRMAPKMDWSRSSIASFYPSISTSFRKLTRASLGGTLDHSDHVRTNPDKAREEEASLNVSDCTPPLDSI from the exons ATGGATTCCTCGCTGTTCGACGTCAACAAAACATCGGCGTCAAGCAACGTGACTCCAGTTTGCTTCTCCATCAACAGCACGCCTTTCATACGCAACCACACCATCACCCCAGCATACTTCTCGGCGGTCTTCACTGCCGTCGGCTTGAGCTCCAACCTCTTTGCTTTGGTGGTTCTGGCCAAGACCTTCCACCGCACCAAGAGCCGCGTGCGCTCTTCCTTCCTACTCTTCCTCGGAGGGTTGGTGTTTACCGACTTCATGGGACTGTTGGTCACCGGGTCCATCGTGGTGTCCTTCCACATTACACACTTCAACTGGCGCCAGCTGGACCCTCATTGCCATTTCTGCAACTTCATGGGCATGTCGATGGTCTTCTACGGCCTTTGCCCGCTGCTTCTTGGAGCTACAATGGCCGTGGAGCGATTCGTAGGCATCAATCGACCCTTCGCCCGCTCCAAGGCCATGTCCAACAGCAGAGCGTGTTCAACGGTGGCCATGGTTTGGGTCATGGCTGGCTGCATCAGTCTCCTGCCGTTGGCCGGATTGGGGAGCTACCGTCTCCAGTTCCCCGGTTCCTGGTGCTTCCTCAGTATCAGCTCCAAACCGCTGGAAATGACCTTCGGTTTGATCTTCTCACTTGTGGGTTTGCTGTCACTGGCCTTGTCGTTCCTGCTCAACACGGTAAGCGTCATCACCCTATTGAAGGTGTGTTGTGGACAGGACAGCGCTCATCGGAGGCGAGACCATGAAGTTGAGATGATGGTGCAGCTGATTCTGATCATGACCATCGCCTCTGTCTGCTGGTGCCCTCTACTG GTGTTTATTGCACAGACCGTGCTGTCTGGCAGCGAGCTCAATATTCGCCGACTGCTTCTCTGGCTTCGGTTTGCGACAGGGAACCAGGTCCTGGATCCCTGGGTCTATATCCTATTCCGACGTGCCATACTGAAGCGCATGGCTCCCAAGATGGACTGGTCCCGCAGCTCCATCGCCAGCTTCTATCCAAGCATTTCGACATCCTTCCGCAAGCTGACACGCGCCTCTCTCGGAGGAACGCTTGACCACTCGGATCATGTCCGGACGAATCCAGACAAAGCCAGAGAAGAGGAAGCATCTCTTAATGTGTCTGACTGCACTCCACCACTTGATTCTATTTAG
- the gipc3 gene encoding PDZ domain-containing protein GIPC3, with translation MQNGEAMSPDTQDSRGPAGQEEHQGAVPSAPPLPQEPQPCPRPRLVFHTQLAHGSPTGRIHGFTNVRELYAKIAEVFDISASEILFCTLNSHKVDMQKLLGGQIGLEDFIFAHVRGETKEVEVVKTEDALGLTITDNGAGYAFIKRIKEGSTIDRIKTVCVGDHIEAINDQSIVGCRHYEVAKMLKEQQRGTPFTLRLVEPKKAFDMIGQRTRAPKSSEGKMVSGKETLRLRSKGSATLEEIPSEFEDKAIKKVDDLLESYMGIRDLELATTIVEAGKNKKNPDDFAEALDSVLGDFGFPDVFLFDVWGAMGDGKNGRL, from the exons ATGCAGAACGGAGAGGCCATGAGTCCAGACACACAGGACTCCAGAGGACCGGCGGGGCAGGAGGAGCACCAGGGAGCCGTCCCGTCAGCGCCGCCGCTGCCCCAGGAGCCTCAGCCGTGTCCGAGGCCCAGACTGGTGTTTCACACGCAGCTGGCGCACGGGAGCCCCACGGGACGCATTCACGGCTTCACCAACGTCAGGGAGCTTTATGCCAAGATCGCCGAGGTCTTCGACATCTCCGCTTCTGAG ATCCTCTTCTGCACGCTGAACTCGCACAAAGTGGACATGCAGAAGCTTCTGGGCGGTCAGATCGGTCTGGAGGACTTCATCTTTGCGCACGTGAGGGGAGAAACCAAAGAGGTGGAGGTCGTTAAAACCGAGGACGCGCTCGGTCTCACCATCACCGACAACGGCGCGGGATACGCCTTCATTAAA AGGATAAAGGAAGGCAGCACCATTGACCGAATCAAGACGGTGTGTGTGGGCGATCACATCGAGGCCATTAATGACCAGAGCATTGTGGGATGTCGGCATTATGAAGTGGCCAAGATGCTAAAGGAGCAGCAGAGAGGAACGCCATTCACCCTGCGCCTGGTCGAGCCCAAGAAAGCCTTCG ACATGATAGGCCAAAGGACGCGAGCGCCAAAGTCCAGTGAGGGCAAAATGGTTAGTGGGAAAGAGACGCTGCGGCTGCGCTCCAAAGGATCGGCCACACTGGAGGAAATC CCCAGTGAGTTCGAAGACAAGGCCATCAAGAAGGTCGATGACCTCCTGGAGAGTTACATGGGGATTCGAGACCTTGAGCTCG CGACTACCATTGTAGAAGCCGGGAAAAACAAGAAGAACCCAGATGATTTTGCAGAGGCACTTGACTCAGTTCTGGGTGACTTCGGTTTTCCTGATGTCTTTCTGTTTGACGTTTGGGGCGCTATGGGAGATGGGAAGAACGGACGCCTTTAA